One Torulaspora globosa chromosome 5, complete sequence DNA window includes the following coding sequences:
- a CDS encoding class I SAM-dependent methyltransferase, with translation MTGNINTVIADIASPIGSISETATDAAGRNFLKNYMEHVAPSEWLSLNAATIMLSILAPLMLTLACNETARSIVLFCWACFIKPFHAKSSHSADNQQKNLELFYKTQAKIYDKTREVLLQGRFEALQLAYSHLPKNKKGLIWIDIGGGTGLNIEKMSQICSLKDTFQAIYLVDLSPSLCEVARERADRLKWTNVHIMCADACDFEIPQHECADLITFSYSLSMMPPYYAVIDHAYELLNENYGIVCSVDFGVQSSAHVTGRVNNIGGLMNYHIPWFYRTFWRIWFECDKVFLDPSRREYLEYRFGTLKSINMRNKTLGNIPYYIWLGVNKDEDHMLSHRFKVLAARSPYLAPVEQGTPLKGSQCPTSKELEVAASNTKKGLPFPSLFYQREIWRAYYDELSPHYDQFKNQYIYAFTWEDPREDAKILNLTADDTVLAITSACDNILAYAALPNPPKRIHGVDLNPFQGHLAELKLAASRCLTYEEIWSLFGEGRIANFKKLLLCKLAPHLSSNAFQYWMSEGARAFDISGHGFYDTGSTRWALRLARYIFKTMGLSGKVTELCKARTIREQQLIWNKYIRPALFNPIVGKLLVGNPIFLWKALGVPTNQAEMMGSSTLQYIIDTMDPLISRSLISTDNYFYYLTLNGRYSKDNCPVYLKEKVHEIFASESNSPLDRIRLHTDTLNNVLSRLAQKSLTVAVIMDHMDWFDPNGNDANHEITALYNALQFGGRVLLRSAATHPWYIKSFEDMGFVCEPAAIRRSGESIDRVNMYASTWICTKTIELDARRRMSSLDLTH, from the coding sequence ATGACTGGAAATATCAATACAGTAATAGCAGACATAGCTAGTCCTATTGGATCTATCTCGGAGACTGCTACCGACGCTGCCGGCagaaatttcttgaagaattatATGGAACATGTGGCTCCATCCGAATGGCTTTCTTTGAATGCGGCTACTATTATGTTGTCGATTTTGGCTCCGTTGATGCTGACTTTGGCATGCAATGAAACTGCTAGGTCAATTGTACTGTTCTGCTGGGCCTGTTTCATCAAGCCATTCCATGCCAAATCGTCTCACAGTGCTGATAATCAGCAAAAGAATTTGGAGCTTTTCTACAAGACACAGGCCAAGATCTATGATAAAACCCGCGAAGTTTTGCTTCAGGGCCGATTTGAAGCCCTGCAACTAGCATATTCCCATCTgccaaagaacaagaagggCTTGATATGGATCGATATTGGTGGAGGTACTGGTTTGAACATCGAAAAGATGTCACAAAtttgctctttgaaggataCCTTCCAAGCTATTTACTTGGTCGATCTGTCACCATCACTATGTGAAGTTGCACGCGAAAGGGCAGACCGCTTGAAATGGACTAATGTGCATATTATGTGTGCTGACGCTTGCGATTTCGAGATTCCTCAACATGAGTGCGCTGACTTGATCACTTTTTCTTACTCTTTATCCATGATGCCTCCTTACTACGCCGTGATCGACCATGCTTATGAGCTATTGAATGAAAATTACGGTATTGTCTGTTCGGTCGATTTCGGCGTCCAATCTTCTGCTCATGTCACAGGAAGGGTCAACAATATCGGTGGCCTGATGAATTACCACATTCCATGGTTTTACAGAACCTTCTGGAGAATTTGGTTTGAGTGTGACAAGGTGTTTTTAGACCCTTCTCGGAGAGAATACTTGGAATATAGATTTGGAACACTGAAATCTATCAACATGCGTAATAAAACATTGGGTAACATTCCCTATTATATTTGGCTGGGGGTTAATAAGGATGAAGATCATATGTTGAGCCACAGGTTTAAAGTGCTAGCGGCAAGGTCACCTTACTTGGCACCGGTCGAACAGGGAACGCCTTTGAAAGGCAGTCAATGCCCTACTAGTAAAGAGTTAGAAGTAGCTGCTTCCAACACGAAAAAAGGATTGCCATTTCCATCATTGTTCTATCAGAGAGAGATCTGGAGGGCCTATTACGACGAGTTAAGCCCACATTATGACCAGTTTAAGAACCAGTATATCTATGCGTTCACCTGGGAAGACCCACGAGAGGACgcaaagattttgaacCTGACTGCTGATGATACTGTCTTGGCGATCACTAGCGCATGCGACAATATCTTGGCTTATGCAGCTCTGCCAAACCCACCAAAAAGAATTCACGGCGTGGACTTGAATCCATTCCAGGGCCATTTGGCTGAGTTGAAGTTGGCTGCCTCCCGCTGTCTCACTtatgaagaaatatggTCACTGTTTGGAGAAGGTAGAATCGCCAAtttcaaaaagctgctACTCTGCAAGCTGGCACCGCATCTGTCATCCAACGCTTTCCAATACTGGATGAGCGAGGGAGCCAGAGCTTTCGACATCAGCGGCCACGGCTTTTACGACACAGGATCGACCAGATGGGCCCTAAGACTAGCCAGATATATCTTCAAAACCATGGGATTGAGCGGCAAAGTGACCGAGCTCTGCAAAGCAAGAACCATTCGCGAGCAACAGCTAATTTGGAACAAATACATCAGACCGGCTCTATTCAACCCGATTGTAGGAAAGCTGCTGGTCGGCAACCCAATCTTTCTATGGAAGGCACTCGGCGTTCCCACGAATCAAGCCGAAATGATGGGTAGCTCAACACTACAATATATCATCGATACCATGGATCCTTTGATTAGCAGGTCTCTGATCTCAACAGATAACTATTTCTACTACTTGACATTGAACGGCAGGTACTCCAAAGACAATTGCCCAGTCTATTTAAAGGAAAAGGTTCATGAAATATTCGCTAGCGAGTCCAATTCACCTCTGGACAGAATCAGACTCCACACAGACACCTTGAACAATGTGTTGAGCAGATTAGCTCAAAAGTCTCTCACTGTTGCCGTCATCATGGACCACATGGACTGGTTTGATCCCAACGGCAACGATGCCAACCATGAAATCACGGCCCTGTACAACGCTTTGCAGTTTGGCGGCAGGGTTTTATTAAGATCCGCTGCTACTCACCCTTGGTACATTAAATCCTTCGAGGACATGGGATTCGTCTGCGAACCTGCTGCAATCAGGCGCTCCGGGGAGAGTATCGATAGGGTGAACATGTATGCTTCGACGTGGATCTGTACTAAAACCATTGAGCTGGATGCCAGGCGCAGAATGAGCTCATTGGACTTGACTCATTAG
- the PUS6 gene encoding pseudouridine synthase PUS6 (ancestral locus Anc_5.171), protein MGVEVYFANGVRNLRPYYHGRASFAKGRWFKRTLLEVLLNEFNAESKEEYVEGIRGGKYRIIREGRALDPEEVLISPIRNSDVIETNSHKHEPPVKQWCDAEVDIPGEKVAGIDIVYEDESLLVLDKPNGIPIHPTGMFYQNTLTEILKSRGKEARPCYRLDKVTSGLLIMGKTKAIANEIQAKIRSRDMNKIYLARVSGKFPGYNRLTNEACGQLPRPFENQELNTVVESATYTIELKKSFPAGLSVPKQAITSFCPLRYFANLDQTLVACKPLTGRTHQIRIHLARLGFPIVNDPFYNLANTKYPLRSKFILDIEDWENSSLTIEDLRKHFNRFDQECDEVQAKQRSTQAHLICKECGSIEAETPPLKELELWLHAWKYSDSQKTIAFETKAPSWTEEDCGIVL, encoded by the coding sequence ATGGGCGTTGAAGTGTATTTTGCCAATGGAGTTCGCAATCTTAGACCATACTACCATGGAAGAGCATCTTTCGCCAAAGGAAGGTGGTTTAAACGTACTTTACTAGAGGTGCTGCTAAATGAATTTAATGCAGAGTCAAAAGAGGAATACGTCGAGGGAATACGAGGTGGAAAATACAGAATTATTCGAGAAGGGAGAGCTCTTGATCCTGAGGAGGTTCTCATCTCACCGATCCGGAATAGCGATGTAATCGAGACGAATTCGCATAAGCATGAACCACCAGTCAAGCAATGGTGTGATGCTGAGGTGGATATACCTGGAGAGAAAGTTGCCGGTATAGACATAGTCTATGAGGATGAGAGTTTACTCGTCCTTGACAAGCCTAATGGTATACCTATACATCCGACAGGAATGTTTTATCAAAATACGCTGACGGAGATACTCAAGAGTCGAGGCAAAGAGGCAAGACCCTGCTATCGGTTAGATAAGGTCACATCAGGTCTTTTGATAATGGGTAAGACTAAAGCCATAGCTAATGAGATACAAGCCAAGATAAGATCTCGGGACATGAATAAGATTTATCTAGCCAGGGTTAGCGGCAAATTCCCCGGATATAACCGCTTGACAAACGAAGCTTGTGGGCAGCTTCCAAGGCCGTTCGAAAACCAGGAGTTGAACACCGTGGTAGAATCTGCCACATACACGATTGAACTGAAAAAATCGTTTCCCGCGGGTCTCTCTGTACCGAAACAGGCCATCACCAGTTTCTGCCCTCTCAGGTATTTTGCGAATCTTGACCAAACTCTGGTCGCTTGCAAGCCTCTGACTGGAAGAACGCACCAGATTAGGATACATCTAGCACGATTAGGCTTTCCTATTGTGAACGATCCTTTCTACAACCTTGCTAACACCAAGTACCCACTTCGGTCGAAATTTATTCTCGACATTGAAGATTGGGAGAACAGCTCTCTAACAATCGAAGACCTGCGCAAGCATTTCAATCGCTTCGATCAGGAGTGCGATGAGGTTCAAGCGAAACAAAGAAGCACGCAGGCACATTTAATATGTAAGGAATGTGGGTCCATTGAAGCAGAGACACCACctctcaaagaactggaatTATGGTTACACGCATGGAAGTATTCGGACTCGCAGAAAACCATCGCTTTTGAGACAAAAGCGCCTTCATGGACCGAGGAGGATTGTGGAATAGTTTTGTAA